CTTACGGTCGTACAAGTCGCGGATTTTTTTCTTGCCGGGGACACCCTGTTCTGATTTTTCCTCACGCTTTTTGGTTTCTTTGGCTTTTCTTCTTTCACCAGTAACGATGGGAACAACAGTAACATGGATATGGGGCGTTTTCCCGTCCATGTGTAGGACTGCCGTTACCGGACGGTATGCAAAACCGCGCAATACGCTGAATAAGAATAGTGTAGCGAAAAATTTACGTAACTATTCAAGTAACGAGATAGTAACGCATCTCCTGCGCCGTTCTGCTAAAATACGATTTTCAGCCCATAGCCATATAAAGCAAAACAGAGCGTAACGAACGCTCTGCCAGTTAATTCGCTACACTCTGCCTAAAACTGCTTTTTAGTTAGAAGTTTATTTTATCTTTTTATAGATTGATATTTGCCGGTAAATTTATCGAATACATATAATTCCTTATAACAGCGGCACCAACTTTGAATGGATAGTAAGATAAAAAACAGAACTTCATTACAAAACATTTGGAGAGTAGGCCCTTTATTTTTTATGCAGTACAGCAGAAATAGTTTGCAAAGCTTTGGCTATATGTATATTAATGGTTTTTATGGAGATATTCAGTATTTGCGAGATTTCTTTATAAGGTAGCCCATGCAATTTAGCTAAGGTAAAAACCAATTTGCATTTAGGAGGTAGCGTGCTGATAGCTTGATTGATTTGCTCTATTTCTTCCCGGCTTATCAAGTCGTAGTCGGGACTTTGAATAGAAGGTATACAATACTCATTAATTTCTTCTAAAGAAATCCGTACTACGTCTGCTTCTTTTCTCAAATAAGAAATGGCTTCATTATGGACAAGGACAAATAACCAAGTCCGTATATTCCGGACAGTATCTAGTTCTCCTTTCTTCTTCCATACGGTTACAAATACATCACTTACTATCTCTTCTGCTATTTCTTTTGTTTTCACGAACCCTCGTGCATAATAAAAAAGATCGTCAGAATAAGTTTCCACAAATTTACGGAAAGAGATTTCGTCCCCTTGCTTCATTTTTTGGATATCAGAAAGGTCTGTCTGCATGGGCCGTATGTCAAGTTAATAGTGGGTTAGACATTCAATAGGGGTTATTTATTAATTTATTTAGTTTACATCTCAAAATATAACATGAGCAAAACTACAAAAATATATTATATATACAGGAACGATTTGGTAAGAATTTAGAAGAATCCGAAAGAGAAAAGAAGGCTTTGATTTAAATTTCATGGATAGAAGGTTATACATAAA
The genomic region above belongs to Parabacteroides pacaensis and contains:
- a CDS encoding RNA polymerase sigma factor, producing the protein MQTDLSDIQKMKQGDEISFRKFVETYSDDLFYYARGFVKTKEIAEEIVSDVFVTVWKKKGELDTVRNIRTWLFVLVHNEAISYLRKEADVVRISLEEINEYCIPSIQSPDYDLISREEIEQINQAISTLPPKCKLVFTLAKLHGLPYKEISQILNISIKTINIHIAKALQTISAVLHKK